Sequence from the Drosophila innubila isolate TH190305 chromosome 3L unlocalized genomic scaffold, UK_Dinn_1.0 0_D_3L, whole genome shotgun sequence genome:
ATTCATCAAGTGGATGGGGAAACATCGCTTTCCATTGATGATCTTTGCACTCAGATTAAATCCATGGAAAGTCTGGAGTACATTGCAATAAACGAAGGGAGTATACTTGgaaaattgagttttaatgCTAGCTCACCTCGTCAGCAGCTAATAGAGAAAGCATTGGATGCACTTGAATTTCTACCTAATTTAAAGAGTGTCAGTGTGAGCAGCAAGACGGATATgtgagttttttatatttacaacatattaaacagaaatatattttattgtttaataaatttgtgttttaGATATTCTTCGTGCTGCTTGAAGCGAATGAAATGCCTGGAAAAATTATCAATCGATAATACAATTGGTTCTAAAGATTTAgttgaaatatgcaaattaaatacaaatctaCGGGTTTTATGGGTAAAGAAAGTAGTCGGAGAATTGACTGATATTGTGCCCCACTGTCAAAATTTAGAAGAAATTGCCTTCCCAATGTTTGCTGGTCACAAATCATATGCTAGTCTTGCGGATCTACCTAAGGtgcgaaaaataattattaaaagcaCAAACTCCACTTCCCCGTGTGCAAAGTTAATTGAACTCCTTGATGCATTTGCGTCCAAGAAGCATCAAACTCAACTACAaagcttaatattattatccgATTTGAACTTCGATGAGACCAGCAAATTAATAGAACTGACTTTTTTGAGAGAATTACGTTGTTCATTCGATGATGCCAGATGCATTGATCTCTTGACGGATTTAACTGAACTTGAGGGACTATATATTATGCTTAAACGCTCAGCTGCTGGCTCTAAGGAATGTTTGAATGTTCTTAGATCATGCCAGAAGTTACAGCGTCTACATATATACTCAAATCTATCAACGGAATTCTTAGGAAAGGCTCTGgatgtattaaaaaaagttcgaATTCCTGAAAAGCAAAAGCCTTTAGAATTGTATTTAACAGGAGTTATGCATTTATGCAATGAGGACGGTGTAAGTAAATTGGTTGTagatttatttctatttcaacttttaattatCGTTGTAATTTTCTTATCATTGCAGGAAAAACTGATTGACGATGCTCACTGTACTTTGGTGAATCAATCGAAGCATTTTCGTGCTTTACCGTGGAGACTTCCAAACTGAGTATTGAGATAGTTGACCTATAAATATCGAGAATTGCATTGGTATTGTACGCATTTAATGTGTACTagttaaatattgcaaatgtaattattactttatttcaattgaattccgACCAGAGTAAAAAGTGCACcgcacatatttaaaattaatttttaagagtCTTGTCCATATATCAGAAGTGGTATctacaattataatttataattgtaaCAATTAAGTCTTAAAAATGCATCGCATATTTCTGCGGTGCTATAAAATATAGCCTAGCGAATTACCACCAGTTCTTTCGACATAAATCTGCACGAAATAatgaaacattaaaaataacaacaactggcagAAGCCCAGACAGGCCCAGTCTCTGCTAGTGATGTCACAGTCGCTGCTAGGCATATTAAAGTGCCAGCTAAGTaggataataaattaaatgaaaattatttattaaataaaatgcaaattgcagtAGTTGGTCCTCCACATGCAGTTGAAAATAATGTGGATCTCGAGTACGCTATGATATATAGACACTGGACCTGAGCTACTTCTAATTCTCTGATTGGTCTTTGGCAGTACgccaggtgtgtgtgtgctgtcgTTTTTTGTGCCCCAAGCATAATGTAATTAGTTGCAACAGCCCAGAGCAACaagtgaaaaacaaaaacaaaaacgaactAAATATATTCCTCGAAACgtgcataaaaaattatttgcttataCGCATGAACGCTTGCCCAATGAAgacttatattttgtttatacctAGCATTTATAAATCAGGTAAAGGGTGTAATGATGAgtgttctaaaaaaaaatatataaatactacaAAAAGCTATTCTAAAAAATTTCCTTGTctctgaaaaatttaattattgttaaaaataaaacgatttttttttttcatatatcttGAACCCTGACGACATTTTAAGTTTCTTTCTGAGAAGTATCTTATAGTTAAGCAATTTATACAATATCAACAAGATCATTCTTACGTACTTTTGGCTAGagtattgcttttgttgttagaTAATTTGGCAATGAACCAAAAAGcggcaaaaacaacagcaacaaaaacaactgatTTGTACAGGTGCGAAAACTCTGTGATCAGCATGTCGGAAAACCCAAGCCTATAGACATTTCTCTCTAtccgcctgtctgtctgtctgtctgtgtggcCCTGGTTCATTTCTGAAACGAGAGATCATGCCCTTAATGGCGCTTGTTTAATAGGTAGCATCTGTCGAGTCCTTATTGACTCGCTTTTATTTAGATTTCTCCCGGCTCGCGACAGGTAGCTCATCATTTTAAAttcctatttattttttcttaactctgagtattgttgttgctgtttctttaggtctttttttaacataataagACGACCGtccgtttatttatttgccaacCGCATAgtaattttctttgttttttttttttgttatctgtATTTATTGTGCTAAATTTGGAAGTTGCTTATGGTCTGGTCATTTTGTAATTGGAAATTTAGTGTAGGCTGtgaagtttaattaatatatatgagCAAAATATATGATGTAtaacattcaaattaaatttaaatattttgtaaggcatttctattgattttttttttcattttgctataaataattttgtttaattgcattaaaaaatgtttaaaaatgtagTTCAATCAGTTGTGGcctttaaaagttgaaaagtcAACGTTAAACAGATTGCCCCACGCAGTCATcttttggccacgcccacagtgTGTCAAACACGCTAATTTACTGTTAcattatttacatacaaacacacacactcacacacacactcacacacacatccatacATAAGCAGCGATAAAACTGAAAGGTTGTCACTTTGGAGGCGTTAGGCGGTCGTTCGTCGTTTTGTGGTGTTGCCGAGGGAGAAGAACacataataagaaaaacaacgaAGAATGCCATTCAACGAGGACGAGGCAAACAGGGCGCATGAGCAATGTCTTTCACGTTGGCAACATGCGAATAATGTTGCCAACAGAACTGTTTCCAAATACCGATTTCCATGTGGAAcgcaataaaaatgcatttttaattaagtgaacaatttgaactttttgatGTTTATGGCGTAAACAATTGTGCGTACGGTTTTGTGCAATTATTTAACGGATAGacataaaatacacaaaatgttGCTAAACTATGCTGAGTCAACATGAATAGCATCCACAAAGTTTCCCGCCAATTGCAGGCCAAGCCGAAGTGTATAcaaacaaacgcacacacacacatacacagtaaCTTGCACACACTCTAGCAACCCCGAAAAGCCGCAAAGCAAACAAGGGTGGAGGATGAGAGGGGAATGGTTGGGGGGTGGAGGGGAGGTGTCAGGAATGGGTTGCTCTGCGTTGGGTTGGGTAAGTCGTCAGTCGGTTGCCATTTCGTACGGTGGAAGCGTAAAATCAGCAACGCTCAAGCTGAAACCAAAAGCCGGCAACCGGTCCACAATCCCAAACCCCTCCCTCACCCTCTTACCCACTTACCCGGTCGGCAGTACTATAGAGAActgttatttacattttgttttgccgGCTTTTCTTCATTGTCGCTTCGCCCGACGGAAAACCGAATGTCGCCTGCCCGAATGCCGACAGCCCTTCGGCTGCACATTCGTTCGGCGTTCGCATTTGCCGTTAGCTGGTCCGAATCCGTTTGAATATCGCATCAGTTGGCAACGGCCCGCATGTTGACACGGACGTGTTTTCTGCTcgaatttttatgaatttttgaaataagcATTTTTGaggtg
This genomic interval carries:
- the LOC117788721 gene encoding uncharacterized protein LOC117788721 → MDINILDLNDYCLGTVLKYHDLEDHVRFAQTCTRFREVLRDWAPVLYPDFKVKRTKDTDPETIKWEYELLCIIRDIIKRLYLDIHQVDGETSLSIDDLCTQIKSMESLEYIAINEGSILGKLSFNASSPRQQLIEKALDALEFLPNLKSVSVSSKTDIYSSCCLKRMKCLEKLSIDNTIGSKDLVEICKLNTNLRVLWVKKVVGELTDIVPHCQNLEEIAFPMFAGHKSYASLADLPKVRKIIIKSTNSTSPCAKLIELLDAFASKKHQTQLQSLILLSDLNFDETSKLIELTFLRELRCSFDDARCIDLLTDLTELEGLYIMLKRSAAGSKECLNVLRSCQKLQRLHIYSNLSTEFLGKALDVLKKVRIPEKQKPLELYLTGVMHLCNEDGEKLIDDAHCTLVNQSKHFRALPWRLPN